One genomic segment of Ricinus communis isolate WT05 ecotype wild-type chromosome 3, ASM1957865v1, whole genome shotgun sequence includes these proteins:
- the LOC8269548 gene encoding uncharacterized protein LOC8269548 isoform X1, with product MASSSSSDPSVRRDVAVRKQNNGPPVKFLVPLVYAPILPLIRIALRRNPVVRDRLFTAVLAGAFAHGFYLVTDIYDVESK from the exons ATGGCCTCTTCGTCGTCGTCTGATCCTTCTGTGCG AAGGGATGTTGCTGTTAGAAAGCAAAACAACGGCCCTCCTGTCAAATTCTTGGTTCCTCTCgtttatgctccaattcttcctcTCA TTCGGATCGCGCTGCGTAGAAATCCAGTAGTAAGGGATCGTTTGTTTACTGCTGTGTTGGCTGGTGCCTTTGCTCATGGATTTTACTTGGT AACAGATATATATGATGTCGAGAGCAAGTAA
- the LOC8269547 gene encoding uncharacterized protein LOC8269547 — protein sequence MATNLLPSTPLMIRASTGPVQKPDPSRRKSSSYSSNWWTPLFGMSSEADYIGSEPKADGRKEETSESDLDPKPARSRFTPGAFTEEKAKQLRMLTTETSSFHDVMYHSAIASRLASDFNKRRSDR from the coding sequence ATGGCCACTAACCTCCTTCCTTCAACACCCCTTATGATCAGAGCCAGCACCGGTCCCGTCCAGAAACCTGATCCGAGCCGCCGGAAAAGTTCTTCCTATTCGTCCAACTGGTGGACCCCGCTCTTCGGTATGTCCTCCGAGGCTGACTACATTGGCTCCGAACCTAAAGCCGATGGCAGAAAGGAAGAGACATCGGAGTCGGATCTTGACCCGAAACCGGCGAGATCTCGTTTCACACCGGGTGCTTTTACTGAGGAGAAGGCAAAACAGCTCCGAATGTTGACGACTGAGACCTCATCATTTCACGACGTTATGTATCACTCTGCTATAGCTTCTCGGCTCGCTTCTGATTTCAATAAGCGCCGATCTGACCGGTAG
- the LOC8269549 gene encoding cytochrome P450 734A1 isoform X3: MCDQFLFGATFLVWFGPTVRLTVSDPDLIREIFTTKSELYEKIEAHPLVKQLEGDGLLSLKGEKWAHHRKIITPTFHMENLKLLVPVVAKSVMDMLEQWSTMSSSDEVEIEVSEWFQTLTEDVITRTAFGSSYEDGKAIFRLQAQQMVLAAEAFQKVSIPGYRFFPTRRNMNSWKLDKETKKSLMKLIDRRRENSGNLVQEKGSPKDLLGLMIQASNSCPNAVTVHDIVEECKSFFFAGKQTTSNLLTWTTVLLAMHPHWQVQAREEVLRVCGSREIPTKDDVIKLKTLGMILNESLRLYPPTIATIRRSKTDVELGGYKIPRGTELLIPILALHHDQTIWGNDANEFNPGRFSDGVARAAKHSIAFIPFGLGVRTCIGQNLAILQAKLTLAILLQRFSFRLAPTYQHAPTVLMLLYPQYGAPIIFKRLLNPIHPSTY; this comes from the exons ATGTGCGATCAGTTCTTATTTG GTGCAACGTTTCTTGTTTGGTTTGGACCAACGGTTCGACTCACTGTCTCCGATCCTGACCTCATTAGAGAAATCTTTACAACAAAGTCCGAATTGTACGAGAAGATTGAAGCTCACCCTCTGGTTAAACAACTTGAAGGTGATGGACTCTTAAGTCTCAAAGGTGAAAAATGGGCTCACCATAGAAAAATCATTACTCCTACATTCCACATGGAAAATCTCAAA TTGCTAGTACCTGTGGTGGCAAAGAGTGTGATGGATATGTTGGAGCAGTGGTCGACAATGTCGAGCTCAGACGAGGTAGAAATCGAAGTTTCTGAATGGTTTCAAACCCTAACAGAAGATGTCATTACAAGAACTGCATTTGGTAGCAGCTATGAAGATGGTAAAGCGATTTTCAGACTACAAGCACAGCAAATGGTGCTAGCTGCCGAGGCTTTCCAAAAGGTTTCTATCCCAGGTTATAG GTTTTTTCCTACTAGAAGGAACATGAATTCGTGGAAATTGgataaagaaacaaagaaatcaCTGATGAAATTGATCGATCGGCGGCGAGAGAATTCAGGGAACCTAGTGCAAGAAAAGGGCAGTCCTAAAGATTTGTTAGGACTAATGATACAAGCATCAAATTCATGCCCGAATGCGGTGACAGTACACGACATAGTAGAAGAGTGCAAGAGCTTTTTCTTTGCAGGCAAACAGACCACATCCAATTTGCTGACGTGGACAACGGTCCTACTAGCAATGCACCCACACTGGCAGGTGCAAGCACGTGAGGAGGTGCTGAGGGTGTGCGGATCACGTGAGATACCCACCAAAGATGATGTTATAAAGCTTAAGACG CTGGGCATGATATTGAATGAATCCCTACGTCTATATCCACCCACAATCGCAACGATCAGACGGTCGAAAACCGATGTAGAGCTAGGGGGCTACAAGATCCCGCGCGGGACCGAGCTTTTGATACCAATCTTAGCCCTTCATCATGATCAGACAATATGGGGAAACGACGCAAATGAGTTCAATCCAGGACGTTTTTCAGATGGTGTAGCGAGAGCAGCTAAGCACTCTATAGCCTTCATACCTTTTGGGCTGGGAGTCAGAACTTGCATTGGCCAAAACTTAGCCATTTTGCAAGCTAAATTGACTCTTGCTATTCTATTACAACGCTTCTCCTTTAGATTGGCACCTACTTACCAACATGCCCCCACCGTTCTCATGCTACTATACCCACAATATGGTGCACCCATCATTTTTAAAAGGCTACTCAATCCAATTCACCCATCTACCTACTAA
- the LOC8269549 gene encoding cytochrome P450 734A1 isoform X1 encodes MEELLLLFNYYFWFKFLAVSFLVCVLGLKIAVLLWWRPRRIEVHFSKQGIRGPPYRFFIGNVKELVEMMLKASAQPMPFSHNILPRVLSFYHHWKKIYGATFLVWFGPTVRLTVSDPDLIREIFTTKSELYEKIEAHPLVKQLEGDGLLSLKGEKWAHHRKIITPTFHMENLKLLVPVVAKSVMDMLEQWSTMSSSDEVEIEVSEWFQTLTEDVITRTAFGSSYEDGKAIFRLQAQQMVLAAEAFQKVSIPGYRFFPTRRNMNSWKLDKETKKSLMKLIDRRRENSGNLVQEKGSPKDLLGLMIQASNSCPNAVTVHDIVEECKSFFFAGKQTTSNLLTWTTVLLAMHPHWQVQAREEVLRVCGSREIPTKDDVIKLKTLGMILNESLRLYPPTIATIRRSKTDVELGGYKIPRGTELLIPILALHHDQTIWGNDANEFNPGRFSDGVARAAKHSIAFIPFGLGVRTCIGQNLAILQAKLTLAILLQRFSFRLAPTYQHAPTVLMLLYPQYGAPIIFKRLLNPIHPSTY; translated from the exons ATGGAGGAGCTGTTGTTGCTGTTTAACTACTACTTCTGGTTTAAGTTTCTCGCCGTATCTTTCTTGGTGTGCGTTCTTGGTTTAAAGATTGCAGTTCTGCTTTGGTGGAGACCCAGAAGAATCGAAGTTCATTTCTCTAAACAAGGTATTAGAGGACCTCCTTATAGGTTCTTTATAGGCAATGTGAAGGAGCTTGTGGAGATGATGTTAAAGGCCTCTGCTCAACCTATGCCCTTTTCCCACAACATTCTTCCTAgagttctttctttctatcatCACTGGAAGAAAATCTATG GTGCAACGTTTCTTGTTTGGTTTGGACCAACGGTTCGACTCACTGTCTCCGATCCTGACCTCATTAGAGAAATCTTTACAACAAAGTCCGAATTGTACGAGAAGATTGAAGCTCACCCTCTGGTTAAACAACTTGAAGGTGATGGACTCTTAAGTCTCAAAGGTGAAAAATGGGCTCACCATAGAAAAATCATTACTCCTACATTCCACATGGAAAATCTCAAA TTGCTAGTACCTGTGGTGGCAAAGAGTGTGATGGATATGTTGGAGCAGTGGTCGACAATGTCGAGCTCAGACGAGGTAGAAATCGAAGTTTCTGAATGGTTTCAAACCCTAACAGAAGATGTCATTACAAGAACTGCATTTGGTAGCAGCTATGAAGATGGTAAAGCGATTTTCAGACTACAAGCACAGCAAATGGTGCTAGCTGCCGAGGCTTTCCAAAAGGTTTCTATCCCAGGTTATAG GTTTTTTCCTACTAGAAGGAACATGAATTCGTGGAAATTGgataaagaaacaaagaaatcaCTGATGAAATTGATCGATCGGCGGCGAGAGAATTCAGGGAACCTAGTGCAAGAAAAGGGCAGTCCTAAAGATTTGTTAGGACTAATGATACAAGCATCAAATTCATGCCCGAATGCGGTGACAGTACACGACATAGTAGAAGAGTGCAAGAGCTTTTTCTTTGCAGGCAAACAGACCACATCCAATTTGCTGACGTGGACAACGGTCCTACTAGCAATGCACCCACACTGGCAGGTGCAAGCACGTGAGGAGGTGCTGAGGGTGTGCGGATCACGTGAGATACCCACCAAAGATGATGTTATAAAGCTTAAGACG CTGGGCATGATATTGAATGAATCCCTACGTCTATATCCACCCACAATCGCAACGATCAGACGGTCGAAAACCGATGTAGAGCTAGGGGGCTACAAGATCCCGCGCGGGACCGAGCTTTTGATACCAATCTTAGCCCTTCATCATGATCAGACAATATGGGGAAACGACGCAAATGAGTTCAATCCAGGACGTTTTTCAGATGGTGTAGCGAGAGCAGCTAAGCACTCTATAGCCTTCATACCTTTTGGGCTGGGAGTCAGAACTTGCATTGGCCAAAACTTAGCCATTTTGCAAGCTAAATTGACTCTTGCTATTCTATTACAACGCTTCTCCTTTAGATTGGCACCTACTTACCAACATGCCCCCACCGTTCTCATGCTACTATACCCACAATATGGTGCACCCATCATTTTTAAAAGGCTACTCAATCCAATTCACCCATCTACCTACTAA
- the LOC8269548 gene encoding uncharacterized protein LOC8269548 isoform X2, with protein MASSSSSDPSVRDVAVRKQNNGPPVKFLVPLVYAPILPLIRIALRRNPVVRDRLFTAVLAGAFAHGFYLVTDIYDVESK; from the exons ATGGCCTCTTCGTCGTCGTCTGATCCTTCTGTGCG GGATGTTGCTGTTAGAAAGCAAAACAACGGCCCTCCTGTCAAATTCTTGGTTCCTCTCgtttatgctccaattcttcctcTCA TTCGGATCGCGCTGCGTAGAAATCCAGTAGTAAGGGATCGTTTGTTTACTGCTGTGTTGGCTGGTGCCTTTGCTCATGGATTTTACTTGGT AACAGATATATATGATGTCGAGAGCAAGTAA
- the LOC8269549 gene encoding cytochrome P450 734A1 isoform X2, producing MLPEINGCHFSCSFLFLLTLYLLLQDVRSVLIWCKNFLCFFLPVFFPACPYLMNAQTCATFLVWFGPTVRLTVSDPDLIREIFTTKSELYEKIEAHPLVKQLEGDGLLSLKGEKWAHHRKIITPTFHMENLKLLVPVVAKSVMDMLEQWSTMSSSDEVEIEVSEWFQTLTEDVITRTAFGSSYEDGKAIFRLQAQQMVLAAEAFQKVSIPGYRFFPTRRNMNSWKLDKETKKSLMKLIDRRRENSGNLVQEKGSPKDLLGLMIQASNSCPNAVTVHDIVEECKSFFFAGKQTTSNLLTWTTVLLAMHPHWQVQAREEVLRVCGSREIPTKDDVIKLKTLGMILNESLRLYPPTIATIRRSKTDVELGGYKIPRGTELLIPILALHHDQTIWGNDANEFNPGRFSDGVARAAKHSIAFIPFGLGVRTCIGQNLAILQAKLTLAILLQRFSFRLAPTYQHAPTVLMLLYPQYGAPIIFKRLLNPIHPSTY from the exons ATGCTCCCTGAAATTAATGGTTGCCATTTTTCCTGCTCATTCCTCTTTTTGCTGACTCTATACTTACTGCTCCAAGATGTGCGATCAGTTCTTATTTGGTGCAAGAACTTCCTTTGTTTCTTTCTGCCTGTTTTTTTTCCAGCTTGCCCATATTTAATGAATGCCCAAACAT GTGCAACGTTTCTTGTTTGGTTTGGACCAACGGTTCGACTCACTGTCTCCGATCCTGACCTCATTAGAGAAATCTTTACAACAAAGTCCGAATTGTACGAGAAGATTGAAGCTCACCCTCTGGTTAAACAACTTGAAGGTGATGGACTCTTAAGTCTCAAAGGTGAAAAATGGGCTCACCATAGAAAAATCATTACTCCTACATTCCACATGGAAAATCTCAAA TTGCTAGTACCTGTGGTGGCAAAGAGTGTGATGGATATGTTGGAGCAGTGGTCGACAATGTCGAGCTCAGACGAGGTAGAAATCGAAGTTTCTGAATGGTTTCAAACCCTAACAGAAGATGTCATTACAAGAACTGCATTTGGTAGCAGCTATGAAGATGGTAAAGCGATTTTCAGACTACAAGCACAGCAAATGGTGCTAGCTGCCGAGGCTTTCCAAAAGGTTTCTATCCCAGGTTATAG GTTTTTTCCTACTAGAAGGAACATGAATTCGTGGAAATTGgataaagaaacaaagaaatcaCTGATGAAATTGATCGATCGGCGGCGAGAGAATTCAGGGAACCTAGTGCAAGAAAAGGGCAGTCCTAAAGATTTGTTAGGACTAATGATACAAGCATCAAATTCATGCCCGAATGCGGTGACAGTACACGACATAGTAGAAGAGTGCAAGAGCTTTTTCTTTGCAGGCAAACAGACCACATCCAATTTGCTGACGTGGACAACGGTCCTACTAGCAATGCACCCACACTGGCAGGTGCAAGCACGTGAGGAGGTGCTGAGGGTGTGCGGATCACGTGAGATACCCACCAAAGATGATGTTATAAAGCTTAAGACG CTGGGCATGATATTGAATGAATCCCTACGTCTATATCCACCCACAATCGCAACGATCAGACGGTCGAAAACCGATGTAGAGCTAGGGGGCTACAAGATCCCGCGCGGGACCGAGCTTTTGATACCAATCTTAGCCCTTCATCATGATCAGACAATATGGGGAAACGACGCAAATGAGTTCAATCCAGGACGTTTTTCAGATGGTGTAGCGAGAGCAGCTAAGCACTCTATAGCCTTCATACCTTTTGGGCTGGGAGTCAGAACTTGCATTGGCCAAAACTTAGCCATTTTGCAAGCTAAATTGACTCTTGCTATTCTATTACAACGCTTCTCCTTTAGATTGGCACCTACTTACCAACATGCCCCCACCGTTCTCATGCTACTATACCCACAATATGGTGCACCCATCATTTTTAAAAGGCTACTCAATCCAATTCACCCATCTACCTACTAA